From the Flavobacterium galactosidilyticum genome, one window contains:
- a CDS encoding LptE family protein: MKKIHFLALFIVLLVTNSCSVYNFTGTGKIDAKTFQVGFFQNNAELIEPGIDRRFTLELQDLIQNQTNLNLVKNGADLSYEGEIVDYRISPMTATADQRAAQNRLTIRIIVRFTNKKTEKDDFEKSFSFFYDYPAEQQLTGATLNSALKDIFERITQDIFNESLAKW, from the coding sequence ATGAAAAAAATACATTTCTTAGCACTCTTCATCGTTTTATTGGTAACAAATAGCTGTTCCGTTTATAACTTTACGGGAACCGGAAAAATTGACGCCAAAACATTTCAAGTTGGCTTTTTTCAAAATAATGCGGAACTAATCGAACCAGGAATTGATAGAAGATTTACATTAGAACTTCAAGATTTGATTCAGAACCAGACAAATCTGAATTTAGTTAAAAATGGTGCTGATTTATCGTACGAAGGAGAAATTGTAGATTATAGAATTAGTCCGATGACTGCTACTGCAGATCAAAGAGCTGCTCAAAATCGATTAACCATCAGAATAATTGTTCGTTTTACCAATAAGAAAACGGAAAAAGACGATTTTGAAAAATCATTCTCATTTTTCTATGATTACCCAGCTGAACAGCAATTGACAGGCGCTACATTAAACTCTGCCTTGAAAGATATTTTCGAAAGAATAACGCAAGATATATTCAATGAATCTTTAGCTAAATGGTAA
- a CDS encoding sigma-54 interaction domain-containing protein, translating into METVQNIKQRFEIIGNDPKLNRAIEKAIQVAPTDITVLVAGESGVGKENMPRIIHSLSHRKHGKYIAVNCGAIPEGTIDSELFGHEKGAFTGATNTREGYFEVADGGTIFLDEVGELPLTTQVRLLRVLENGEFIKVGSSQVQKTNVRIVAATNVNLFDAIEKGKFREDLYYRLSTVDIVLPPLRDRKDDIHLLFRKFVADFAHKYKMPPLKLDDNAIPVLQKFRWSGNIRQLRNVAEQISVLETNRDISAATLQSYLPEQGSNLPSVIKDKKSESDFSTEREILYKVLFDMKSDLNDLKKLTLELIQNGSSKVQEANQNLIKKIYGSKENDSEIDFEEEPRGALITSQNNQDLYQENDDNYLFAETIEEEETLRLEQKEIEMIKKSLEKNKGKRKAAADELGISERTLYRKIKQFDL; encoded by the coding sequence CATAAAACAACGATTTGAGATTATTGGGAATGACCCAAAGCTTAATCGTGCGATAGAAAAAGCAATTCAAGTTGCTCCCACTGATATTACGGTACTAGTTGCGGGAGAAAGCGGTGTGGGTAAAGAGAATATGCCTAGAATTATCCATTCGCTTTCACATAGAAAGCATGGGAAATATATTGCTGTAAACTGCGGTGCAATTCCGGAAGGAACTATTGATAGTGAGCTTTTCGGACATGAGAAAGGTGCTTTTACAGGTGCAACAAATACTCGAGAAGGCTATTTTGAAGTGGCTGATGGAGGAACTATTTTCCTAGATGAAGTGGGCGAATTACCTCTTACTACACAAGTGCGTTTGCTTCGTGTTCTAGAAAATGGAGAATTTATCAAAGTGGGTTCATCACAGGTTCAAAAAACGAATGTGAGAATTGTAGCTGCTACAAATGTGAATTTATTTGATGCTATCGAAAAAGGCAAATTCCGAGAGGACTTGTATTACCGTTTAAGCACAGTTGATATTGTATTACCACCTTTGCGTGATCGAAAAGATGATATTCATTTGTTATTTAGAAAATTCGTAGCTGATTTTGCACATAAGTATAAAATGCCACCTTTGAAATTAGACGATAATGCAATTCCCGTATTACAGAAATTTAGATGGAGTGGAAACATTCGTCAATTGCGAAATGTGGCTGAACAAATATCTGTTTTAGAAACCAATAGAGACATATCTGCCGCGACTTTACAGTCGTATCTTCCAGAACAAGGCAGTAATCTACCATCTGTAATTAAGGATAAAAAGAGCGAAAGTGATTTTAGTACAGAAAGAGAAATTTTATACAAAGTACTTTTTGATATGAAAAGTGATTTGAATGATTTGAAAAAACTAACATTGGAACTGATTCAAAACGGAAGTTCTAAAGTACAAGAGGCAAATCAGAATTTGATTAAAAAAATATACGGATCTAAAGAAAATGATAGTGAAATTGATTTTGAAGAAGAACCAAGAGGCGCTTTGATTACCTCTCAAAACAATCAAGATTTATATCAAGAAAATGATGATAACTATCTTTTTGCAGAAACTATAGAGGAAGAAGAAACTTTAAGATTAGAGCAAAAAGAAATTGAAATGATCAAAAAATCATTAGAAAAAAACAAAGGAAAAAGAAAAGCCGCAGCAGATGAATTAGGGATTTCTGAACGAACATTATATCGAAAAATAAAGCAATTTGATTTATAA